The Aureitalea marina genome includes a window with the following:
- a CDS encoding Nramp family divalent metal transporter: MKFSLKKLGPGFLFAGAAIGVSHLVQSTRAGADFGFGLLWALLLINLVKYPFFEYGTRYANATGENLIQGFQKLGKGVVWAYFILTFGTMFTIQTAVTIVTAGIAASLFGAGSAVVWTAIITGICFAILIIGRYKLLDSLMKVIVIGLTISTVIAVLLAVNKAEALDFTQVFPAESAGIVFLIAFMGWMPAPLDIAIWQSIWTVEKKKLDPEISPKQSSFDFNVGYVATTILAIGFLSLGALVMFNSGEEFSSNGTVFANQLIAMYTNTLGDWSKVIIGIAALTTMFSTTLTTLDASPRVMNSSAQILAGKSWNRGYLFWLVVLVLGTLSIFFFFISEMGILIRIATVLSFLTAPFYALISFVLITGKHTPEKFRPGKWMRLLSIIGILVLLGFGIWYLIVS, encoded by the coding sequence ATGAAGTTCTCCTTGAAGAAACTGGGGCCCGGTTTCCTCTTTGCCGGGGCCGCTATTGGGGTCTCGCACCTGGTTCAATCTACCCGTGCCGGAGCAGATTTCGGATTTGGGCTTTTGTGGGCCCTTCTGCTGATCAACCTGGTGAAATACCCATTCTTTGAATACGGCACCCGCTACGCCAATGCCACAGGGGAAAACCTGATCCAGGGCTTTCAGAAATTGGGTAAAGGAGTAGTTTGGGCCTATTTCATACTGACCTTTGGCACCATGTTCACCATTCAAACTGCTGTGACCATAGTCACAGCGGGTATTGCAGCTTCCTTGTTCGGAGCAGGAAGTGCTGTGGTATGGACGGCCATCATCACGGGAATTTGCTTTGCTATTTTGATTATTGGCCGTTATAAGCTCTTGGATTCCCTGATGAAGGTGATCGTGATCGGTTTGACCATCAGTACGGTAATTGCTGTTCTGTTGGCCGTTAACAAGGCAGAAGCCTTGGATTTCACCCAGGTCTTTCCTGCTGAGAGCGCTGGTATCGTCTTCCTGATCGCCTTTATGGGATGGATGCCCGCCCCACTGGATATCGCCATCTGGCAGTCTATTTGGACGGTGGAAAAGAAAAAATTGGATCCGGAGATCAGCCCAAAACAATCCTCCTTCGATTTTAATGTGGGCTATGTTGCCACAACCATTCTGGCCATTGGGTTTCTTTCGTTGGGAGCCCTGGTAATGTTCAACTCTGGAGAAGAATTTTCTTCCAATGGTACCGTCTTTGCTAATCAGCTGATTGCTATGTATACCAATACCTTGGGGGACTGGTCTAAGGTCATCATCGGAATTGCTGCTCTGACAACCATGTTTAGTACCACCCTCACCACCTTGGATGCTTCACCCAGGGTCATGAACAGTTCCGCCCAGATACTTGCTGGTAAATCGTGGAATAGGGGTTACTTATTCTGGCTGGTGGTCCTGGTTCTGGGAACACTTTCCATCTTTTTCTTCTTTATTTCCGAGATGGGTATTTTGATCCGGATCGCCACGGTACTTTCTTTCCTTACCGCTCCATTTTATGCCCTGATCAGTTTTGTGCTGATCACGGGCAAACATACCCCAGAGAAGTTCAGACCGGGGAAATGGATGCGATTGCTCAGTATAATTGGGATTTTAGTACTATTAGGCTTTGGGATTTGGTACCTGATCGTCAGTTGA
- a CDS encoding RNA polymerase sigma factor: MEITRERILKEIRSAKSGNQSAFSYLLDVFWNDVYLFQLKRLGIEYEAEDIAIETFSRAFDRISTFDEDFSFSTWLITISKNLQIDKSRKKRISVRTQTAEGYEDQVRRVADQTPSPEDKLITEQHLDQLLRYIKQLKPHYQEVINLRYFQEMSYNEIAEQLDEPLNNVKVRLLRAKKLLAAVINQNQGT; encoded by the coding sequence TTGGAAATAACCCGGGAACGTATCCTTAAGGAGATCCGATCGGCCAAATCCGGAAATCAATCTGCCTTCAGTTATTTACTAGACGTTTTCTGGAACGACGTTTACCTGTTTCAGCTTAAGCGCCTGGGCATTGAATATGAGGCAGAAGATATTGCCATCGAGACATTTTCCAGGGCTTTCGACCGGATATCCACCTTCGACGAAGACTTTTCATTCAGCACTTGGCTAATCACCATTTCCAAGAATTTACAAATCGACAAAAGCAGGAAGAAACGGATCTCTGTGCGCACTCAGACTGCAGAAGGGTATGAGGATCAGGTAAGACGAGTTGCCGATCAGACCCCGAGCCCTGAAGATAAGCTGATCACAGAGCAGCACCTGGACCAATTGCTACGATACATCAAACAGCTAAAACCGCATTACCAAGAGGTGATCAACCTTCGCTATTTCCAGGAAATGAGCTACAACGAAATTGCCGAGCAATTGGACGAACCCTTGAACAATGTGAAAGTTCGTTTGCTCAGGGCTAAGAAATTACTGGCTGCCGTGATCAATCAAAACCAGGGTACATGA
- a CDS encoding glycosyltransferase produces the protein MIGFYLLIVCVLINLYFYSRFLPLAFYKGSDKPQKGFPASLIVCAKNEAEQLEKHIPLWLEQQHPDFELILINDRSSDETLKVMESWAVKDKRISIVNVRENETFWANKKYALTLGIKRATHPRLIFTDADCRPASKQWLGAMSAQLDQKQELVLGYGPYENRPGFLNRLIRYETAMTGVQYLSAALRGKAYMGVGRNLAYTSSLFFKQSGFMSHMNLASGDDDLFVNQASTSDNTNVCLNVKAFTYSIPKDNLAEWIRQKRRHITTATNYSLGQRISLTLYFLSNWAFWPLVVLGFILLPWWWIAPLALVRIIAQYAVTGLSFKQLNEKGLLALTPLLELVLVWLQLIIFISNLMAKPKHWK, from the coding sequence ATGATTGGATTCTACCTTCTGATCGTTTGTGTCCTGATCAACCTATACTTTTACAGCCGTTTTCTCCCTCTTGCGTTTTACAAAGGATCGGATAAACCGCAAAAAGGCTTTCCTGCCAGTCTGATTGTCTGCGCCAAGAATGAGGCCGAACAACTGGAGAAGCACATCCCTCTTTGGCTGGAACAGCAACATCCGGACTTCGAGTTGATCCTGATCAATGACCGCTCATCTGATGAAACCTTGAAAGTGATGGAGTCCTGGGCGGTCAAGGACAAGCGAATAAGCATTGTCAATGTCCGTGAGAACGAAACTTTTTGGGCCAATAAAAAATATGCTCTTACCCTTGGGATCAAACGAGCTACTCATCCCAGATTGATCTTTACAGATGCCGATTGCCGTCCTGCTTCCAAGCAGTGGTTGGGTGCCATGTCTGCCCAGCTGGACCAAAAACAAGAATTGGTCCTGGGTTATGGACCGTATGAGAACAGACCGGGTTTTCTCAATCGCTTGATCCGATATGAGACTGCAATGACAGGTGTGCAATATCTCAGCGCAGCTTTAAGAGGAAAAGCCTATATGGGAGTTGGTAGGAATTTGGCCTATACCTCTTCCTTATTTTTTAAGCAGAGTGGTTTTATGAGCCATATGAACCTGGCTTCCGGTGACGATGATCTCTTCGTAAACCAAGCTTCCACTTCAGACAACACCAATGTCTGTCTCAATGTAAAGGCCTTCACCTATTCTATCCCCAAAGACAATCTGGCGGAATGGATCCGTCAAAAAAGACGGCATATAACTACTGCCACAAATTACAGTTTGGGACAACGGATTTCACTCACCCTTTACTTTTTGTCCAATTGGGCCTTCTGGCCTTTGGTTGTACTTGGTTTTATTCTCCTCCCCTGGTGGTGGATAGCGCCCTTGGCTTTGGTTCGAATAATTGCTCAATATGCAGTAACAGGACTGTCCTTCAAACAGTTGAATGAAAAAGGGCTGCTAGCCCTCACCCCTCTCCTGGAACTGGTCCTGGTCTGGCTGCAATTGATTATCTTTATTTCGAACCTTATGGCAAAACCTAAGCATTGGAAATAA
- a CDS encoding membrane or secreted protein: protein MELILITVVLLLLAFAGIAIKIWGKKDGKFAGTCASQSPFLNQDGEACGFCGKTPDQFDSCTEQAHAK, encoded by the coding sequence ATGGAACTGATACTGATCACGGTTGTGTTATTGCTTTTGGCTTTTGCCGGTATCGCCATCAAGATATGGGGAAAGAAAGACGGTAAATTTGCCGGCACTTGTGCTTCTCAGAGCCCATTTTTGAACCAGGATGGAGAAGCCTGCGGTTTCTGCGGAAAGACTCCGGACCAATTCGACAGTTGCACAGAACAAGCCCACGCAAAATAA
- a CDS encoding fasciclin domain-containing protein, with translation MNKYLVLSLVVLLFTACKNEVKEGSSDSDKTDTITDASPMNTEVRRVIPVKKELSELEKNQVNSLMTKIMLNTELRTFSSITVSAQMTDMLASEEGPFTVFVPESLAFNQVPQETINELVNPSNKEGLVNFLNGYIVDGLYDAESITAQLAEKGSLSLESRAGTTLTLNQTTSGIQIEDSDGNKARVVQADIVGFNGVVHSLDAVLGLN, from the coding sequence ATGAATAAATATCTGGTCTTGTCGTTAGTGGTTTTACTTTTTACAGCCTGTAAAAATGAAGTGAAGGAAGGGTCCTCGGATTCTGATAAGACCGATACTATCACGGATGCGAGCCCGATGAATACAGAGGTCCGACGGGTGATCCCAGTTAAGAAAGAACTGAGTGAATTGGAGAAGAACCAGGTTAATAGCCTGATGACCAAGATCATGCTGAATACCGAGTTGAGAACATTCAGTAGTATTACCGTAAGTGCTCAGATGACGGATATGCTGGCGTCAGAAGAAGGTCCTTTTACCGTTTTCGTCCCGGAATCCCTGGCCTTTAATCAAGTTCCCCAAGAGACGATCAATGAACTAGTGAACCCGTCTAATAAAGAAGGATTAGTCAATTTCCTCAATGGTTATATCGTGGATGGTTTGTACGATGCAGAATCCATTACAGCCCAACTGGCCGAAAAAGGCTCCCTTAGCCTGGAGTCACGTGCCGGAACTACCCTTACCCTGAATCAGACGACCTCTGGAATTCAAATAGAAGACAGCGATGGAAATAAAGCGAGGGTTGTTCAGGCCGATATCGTAGGATTTAACGGGGTCGTACATTCGTTAGATGCCGTCTTAGGACTAAACTAG
- the murB gene encoding UDP-N-acetylmuramate dehydrogenase, translating to MIIHQNYSLKKLNTFGIDVRASFYVRIDSIADLQKALEKDWELPLMILGGGSNMLLTHNLERVVLHICIKGIEQLKLAEDKVQLRVAAGENWHELVLYCLEKGYGGLENLSLIPGNVGTAPIQNIGAYGVELRDVFLGCQVVSIKEGSSEYMDKAACQFGYRDSVFKRELKGKVIITSIDIELTTRDHFIKTTYGDIASRLKEAGIEKPSISDVSEAVIAIRQAKLPDPAQIGNSGSFFKNPELPRDQFDRLQQRFPDIPHYPAPSGRIKVPAGWLIDQCGLKGFRRGDAGVHQKQALVLVNYGEANGKEILNLAKHVQEEVMIRFGIQLTPEVNIL from the coding sequence ATGATTATCCACCAAAATTATTCCCTTAAAAAGCTAAATACCTTCGGCATCGATGTAAGGGCGAGCTTTTATGTCCGCATTGATTCGATAGCGGATCTGCAAAAGGCTCTGGAGAAGGATTGGGAATTGCCCTTGATGATTTTGGGTGGAGGTAGCAATATGCTCCTGACCCATAACCTTGAACGCGTTGTGCTGCATATTTGCATCAAGGGAATTGAACAGCTCAAACTTGCTGAAGACAAGGTACAGTTGCGCGTAGCGGCTGGAGAGAATTGGCACGAATTGGTTTTATACTGCTTGGAAAAAGGATACGGTGGTTTGGAGAACTTATCGTTGATCCCCGGTAATGTAGGAACGGCCCCCATTCAGAATATAGGTGCTTACGGAGTAGAGCTAAGAGACGTTTTCCTGGGCTGCCAGGTGGTCAGTATAAAAGAGGGATCTTCCGAGTATATGGACAAGGCCGCTTGCCAATTTGGGTATCGAGATTCTGTCTTTAAGCGAGAATTAAAAGGTAAGGTGATCATCACATCTATTGATATCGAATTGACTACCAGAGATCATTTCATTAAGACCACCTACGGCGACATAGCTTCCAGGCTGAAGGAGGCAGGGATAGAGAAACCAAGCATATCAGATGTTTCAGAGGCCGTTATTGCGATCAGACAGGCCAAATTACCTGATCCTGCCCAGATCGGTAACAGCGGGAGCTTCTTTAAAAATCCGGAACTACCGAGAGATCAATTCGACAGACTACAGCAACGGTTTCCTGATATCCCTCATTATCCCGCTCCCAGTGGAAGAATCAAAGTTCCTGCGGGATGGCTTATCGATCAATGCGGCCTCAAAGGATTCCGCCGAGGAGATGCCGGCGTGCATCAGAAGCAAGCCCTGGTTTTGGTAAATTATGGTGAAGCTAACGGAAAGGAGATCCTGAATTTGGCCAAGCATGTACAAGAGGAAGTGATGATCCGATTTGGGATACAGTTGACCCCAGAAGTAAATATTCTCTAG
- a CDS encoding pyridoxal phosphate-dependent aminotransferase encodes MPKLSEKGVNMPESPIRKLVPYAEKAAKANKKIYHLNIGQPDIQSPKVAMDAISQHGVEILAYSRSEGSEQYREKLAKYYQSNNIMVSANDIIVTTGGSEALLFAMGTICDAGDQVIIPEPFYANYNGFATASGVEIVPVISKIENNFALPPIEEFEQLITPRTKAILICNPGNPTGYLYSKEEIATLARIVKKHDLFLVADEVYREFVYDGQSHYSILEEPGMEPHGIIIDSVSKRYSMCGARVGCLVSKNRQVISTALKFAQARLSPPTFAQIASEAALDTPASYFEEVIAEYQERRNILVEELQKIPGVTVGRPKGAFYCIAELPVANSDDFARWLLEHFDLNGETVMVAPAGGFYSSPGEGQNQVRIAYVLNKESLIRAVKILEKALAEYPS; translated from the coding sequence ATGCCGAAATTATCCGAAAAGGGCGTCAATATGCCCGAATCTCCGATCAGAAAACTAGTGCCATATGCTGAGAAAGCAGCCAAGGCTAACAAGAAGATCTATCACCTGAATATCGGTCAACCGGATATTCAATCCCCCAAGGTGGCCATGGATGCCATCAGTCAGCACGGTGTAGAGATCCTGGCTTATAGCCGCTCTGAAGGATCGGAACAGTATCGGGAAAAACTGGCCAAATACTACCAGTCTAACAACATAATGGTCTCAGCAAACGATATCATCGTGACCACCGGGGGAAGTGAAGCCCTGTTGTTTGCGATGGGAACCATTTGCGATGCCGGTGACCAGGTGATCATACCGGAGCCATTCTATGCCAATTACAACGGATTCGCAACTGCCTCCGGGGTCGAGATCGTGCCGGTCATTTCCAAGATCGAAAACAACTTCGCCCTGCCTCCGATCGAGGAATTCGAACAACTGATCACCCCAAGGACCAAAGCCATACTGATCTGTAATCCAGGTAATCCAACCGGATACCTCTATTCCAAGGAGGAGATCGCCACCCTGGCCCGGATCGTAAAAAAACACGACCTATTCCTGGTGGCCGACGAGGTCTACCGCGAGTTCGTTTACGATGGCCAGTCGCACTATTCTATTCTGGAGGAACCTGGAATGGAACCACATGGGATCATCATAGACTCTGTGTCCAAACGTTACAGCATGTGTGGCGCACGGGTTGGATGCCTGGTCAGTAAGAACAGGCAGGTCATTTCTACTGCCCTAAAATTTGCCCAGGCTCGTTTAAGTCCACCGACTTTCGCTCAGATCGCCAGTGAGGCAGCCCTGGACACCCCGGCCTCCTATTTTGAAGAGGTCATTGCAGAATATCAGGAGCGACGGAATATTCTGGTGGAAGAGCTTCAAAAGATACCCGGTGTTACGGTTGGTAGGCCCAAAGGAGCTTTTTACTGTATTGCTGAACTTCCAGTAGCTAACAGTGATGATTTTGCCCGTTGGCTCTTGGAACATTTTGACCTGAATGGAGAAACGGTCATGGTCGCCCCAGCGGGTGGATTCTATTCCAGTCCTGGTGAGGGTCAGAATCAGGTCCGAATTGCCTATGTACTGAATAAGGAAAGCCTGATCAGGGCTGTAAAGATCCTCGAAAAGGCATTGGCTGAATATCCCAGTTGA
- a CDS encoding aspartyl protease family protein encodes MICSVHKLIFSFFVVILTGSLGYSQDGFFLPANVASEKIPFQLVNNLVVIPVEINGTPLSFILDTGVRTSILFGIEQNDSIQMRNVSPIKIKGLGEGDAVDALKSEGNTFRVGEAVDFSHTLYIVFDASLNFSPRMGIPIHGILGYEFYRQFVVETNYSSKRLSFYRPKDYNYKKCKNCASFDLVFYNDKPHIDVEAKALGQSFPLTVLVDSGSSDALWIFNPLRCISEVEKNYFIDFLGLGLSGHIYGKRTRIQELSLGNYVLNQVNTAAPDQEDIDNAKMYVDRDGSLGGNVLKRFKVIMDYPGKRMTLKKSSLFGEPFYYNMSGLTLEQGDSELIQGSKKIINNPLSYTESDQNAFAFGIIRTTEFSWEWASKLMVVDVRPDSPAAEVGLYKGDEILMINGKPAHQYKLYEITDLFSSREGKKINLEILRNGLIMKKAFVLRKMI; translated from the coding sequence GTGATTTGTAGTGTACACAAACTGATCTTTTCCTTCTTCGTTGTAATTCTGACTGGCTCATTAGGATACAGCCAGGATGGCTTTTTCCTTCCCGCTAATGTAGCCTCAGAAAAGATTCCCTTCCAATTGGTGAATAACCTGGTTGTAATACCGGTGGAGATCAATGGTACACCATTGTCGTTTATCCTGGATACAGGCGTTAGAACCAGTATACTTTTTGGTATAGAGCAAAATGATTCCATCCAGATGAGGAATGTGAGTCCCATCAAGATCAAGGGCCTGGGAGAAGGCGATGCGGTGGATGCGTTGAAGAGTGAGGGTAATACCTTCCGGGTTGGAGAAGCAGTAGATTTCTCCCATACCTTGTATATCGTTTTTGATGCCTCCCTCAATTTCTCTCCTCGCATGGGGATACCCATCCATGGGATACTGGGGTACGAATTCTACCGACAGTTTGTTGTAGAGACCAATTACAGCAGTAAAAGGCTGAGTTTTTATCGCCCCAAGGATTATAACTACAAGAAGTGTAAGAATTGTGCCAGCTTTGACCTGGTATTCTACAATGACAAGCCTCATATCGATGTGGAGGCGAAAGCATTGGGACAATCTTTTCCACTAACCGTGCTGGTTGATTCGGGTTCCAGTGATGCCCTTTGGATATTTAATCCTTTGCGGTGCATTTCGGAAGTAGAAAAGAATTATTTTATCGATTTCCTGGGATTGGGACTCAGTGGTCACATCTATGGGAAAAGAACACGAATCCAGGAGTTGTCACTTGGGAATTATGTGCTAAATCAGGTCAACACCGCCGCACCTGATCAGGAGGATATAGACAATGCCAAGATGTACGTGGATAGGGATGGTAGTCTGGGAGGAAATGTACTGAAGCGATTCAAGGTGATTATGGATTATCCCGGCAAGCGAATGACCCTGAAGAAAAGCAGCCTTTTTGGCGAACCTTTTTATTACAATATGAGCGGGCTAACCCTAGAACAGGGGGATAGCGAACTGATTCAGGGGAGCAAGAAGATCATAAACAATCCATTGTCCTATACGGAATCTGATCAAAATGCCTTTGCTTTTGGTATTATCAGAACCACAGAATTCTCTTGGGAATGGGCTTCCAAACTGATGGTGGTGGATGTCAGACCGGATTCTCCTGCAGCCGAGGTTGGGCTTTATAAAGGTGACGAGATATTGATGATCAACGGTAAACCGGCCCATCAATACAAACTCTATGAAATTACGGACTTGTTCTCTTCCAGGGAAGGAAAAAAGATAAACCTGGAGATCCTGCGCAATGGGCTTATAATGAAAAAGGCCTTTGTTCTTCGGAAGATGATATAA
- a CDS encoding DUF1573 domain-containing protein gives MKKLVFFALALVCTIALNAQAKIEFKTTEINYGTIAKGSDGIRVFEFTNTGDQPLVIQDVKSTCGCTVPEKPEGPIGPGETGQIQVKYDTKRVGPIRKTITVYSNAEKGVTPLKIKGEVLAEGKSVMEKTR, from the coding sequence ATGAAAAAATTAGTCTTTTTCGCCCTGGCCCTAGTTTGCACTATTGCCCTGAATGCACAGGCCAAGATCGAGTTCAAAACGACCGAGATCAACTATGGGACGATTGCTAAAGGGAGTGACGGTATTCGCGTATTTGAGTTTACCAATACGGGGGACCAACCCCTGGTGATCCAGGATGTCAAGTCCACTTGCGGTTGTACGGTTCCGGAGAAGCCAGAAGGACCGATCGGACCCGGTGAGACCGGTCAGATCCAAGTGAAGTACGATACCAAACGGGTGGGACCCATCCGTAAGACCATAACTGTTTATTCCAACGCCGAGAAAGGAGTTACTCCATTGAAGATCAAAGGAGAAGTGCTGGCCGAAGGGAAGAGCGTTATGGAAAAGACACGTTAG
- a CDS encoding valine--tRNA ligase, with product MALAAKYEAQKVESKWYDYWMEKGYFHSEIDHREPYTIVIPPPNVTGVLHMGHMLNNTIQDVLIRRARLKGYNACWVPGTDHASIATEAKVVGKLREEGISKSDLSREEFLEHAWDWTHKHGGIILEQLKKLGASCDWDRTKFTMDPEMSASVIKVFVDLYNKGSIYRGYRMVNWDPQAKTTLSDEEVIYQEKQGKLYHLKYKIQDSEEFVTIATTRPETILGDTAVCINPEDERYTHLKGKSVIVPICDRVVPIIQDDYVTMEFGTGCLKVTPAHDENDKVLGDKHGLEVIDIFNDDASLNQFGLHYEGQDRFAVRKAIVKELEELGHVAKIEDYTNKVGTSERTGAVIEPKLSDQWFLKMKELAQPALDAVLDKTVNLVPEKFINTYRHWMENVRDWNISRQLWWGQQIPAYYYGPGKDDFVVAETAEEALELARQNTEEQVELSDLKQDPDVLDTWFSSWLWPISVFNGILEPDNAEVNYYYPTNDLVTAPEILFFWVARMIIAGYEYRGDKPFENVYLTGIVRDKQRRKMSKSLGNSPDPIDLMDQYGADGVRVGMLLSSPAGNDLMFDEELCKQGSGFVNKIWNAYRLISGWEVSSEIQSTKTDEVSLLWFENKFAQALSEIEDHYSKYRISDALMTTYKLVWDDYCSWLLELVKPAYGQPIAKATFSRIIGVLENNLRVLHPFIPFISEEIWHDISDRNKDEALIVASWPSDNSFDAQLITDFDFVKEVVSGVRSIRKEKNISFKETINLQVLNAENFRTDLDPVIAKLGNIESLEYIADKPDSALTFRVGANEYFIPIEGSVDLEAEIAKLTEELSYTEGFLRSVQKKLSNQRFVDNAPAQVVEVERKKEADALARIDTIKASLERLQ from the coding sequence ATGGCATTAGCGGCAAAATACGAGGCGCAAAAGGTCGAATCCAAATGGTATGACTACTGGATGGAGAAGGGGTATTTCCACAGTGAAATAGACCACAGAGAACCCTATACAATAGTCATTCCACCACCAAATGTGACCGGTGTTCTGCACATGGGGCATATGCTCAACAATACCATTCAGGACGTCTTGATCCGCAGAGCCAGATTAAAAGGATATAATGCCTGCTGGGTACCGGGAACTGATCATGCCTCCATAGCCACCGAAGCCAAAGTGGTCGGTAAGTTGAGAGAAGAAGGTATTTCTAAATCGGATCTAAGCCGGGAGGAATTTCTGGAACACGCCTGGGACTGGACCCACAAACACGGTGGGATCATCCTGGAACAGCTCAAGAAGCTGGGAGCGTCTTGTGATTGGGATAGAACCAAGTTTACCATGGACCCGGAGATGTCGGCCTCGGTGATCAAGGTATTTGTGGACCTGTACAACAAAGGTTCCATTTACAGGGGTTATCGCATGGTGAATTGGGATCCTCAGGCCAAGACAACCCTGAGTGACGAAGAGGTGATCTACCAGGAAAAACAAGGTAAGCTCTATCATCTGAAGTACAAGATACAGGACAGCGAAGAATTCGTGACCATTGCCACCACCCGTCCGGAGACCATCTTGGGCGATACGGCAGTCTGTATCAATCCGGAGGATGAGCGCTATACCCACCTAAAAGGAAAATCCGTGATCGTACCAATCTGCGATCGTGTTGTTCCGATTATCCAGGACGATTATGTGACCATGGAATTTGGGACGGGCTGTTTAAAAGTAACCCCAGCCCACGATGAAAACGATAAGGTACTGGGAGATAAGCATGGACTGGAGGTGATCGATATTTTCAACGATGATGCCAGCCTAAACCAGTTTGGCCTGCACTATGAAGGTCAGGACAGATTTGCCGTACGCAAGGCCATCGTGAAGGAATTGGAGGAGCTGGGCCATGTAGCTAAAATTGAGGATTACACCAATAAAGTAGGCACCAGTGAACGCACCGGTGCTGTAATCGAACCCAAGCTGAGTGACCAGTGGTTCTTAAAAATGAAAGAGCTTGCTCAACCGGCCCTGGATGCCGTTCTGGATAAGACGGTAAACCTGGTTCCGGAGAAGTTCATCAATACCTACAGGCATTGGATGGAGAATGTTCGGGATTGGAACATCAGCCGTCAACTTTGGTGGGGACAGCAGATTCCTGCTTATTATTACGGGCCTGGGAAGGATGATTTTGTGGTTGCAGAAACAGCTGAAGAAGCCTTAGAGCTGGCTCGCCAAAATACCGAGGAGCAGGTAGAACTTTCGGACCTGAAGCAGGATCCCGATGTATTGGATACTTGGTTCTCTTCCTGGTTGTGGCCCATCAGTGTATTCAATGGAATCCTGGAGCCCGACAATGCCGAGGTCAACTATTACTACCCAACCAACGACCTAGTCACTGCCCCGGAGATCTTGTTCTTTTGGGTAGCAAGGATGATCATTGCGGGTTATGAATATCGGGGAGATAAACCCTTTGAGAATGTCTATCTCACGGGGATCGTAAGGGATAAACAACGTAGGAAGATGAGTAAGTCTTTAGGGAATTCCCCAGACCCAATAGACTTGATGGACCAATACGGTGCCGATGGAGTTCGGGTTGGAATGTTGCTCAGTTCTCCTGCCGGGAATGACTTGATGTTCGATGAAGAACTTTGTAAGCAGGGTAGTGGTTTTGTCAATAAAATCTGGAATGCATACAGATTGATCAGCGGCTGGGAAGTCTCATCGGAGATCCAGTCGACCAAGACAGATGAGGTATCCCTTCTCTGGTTTGAGAATAAGTTTGCCCAGGCATTGAGTGAGATCGAAGATCATTACAGTAAATACAGGATCTCCGATGCGTTGATGACAACGTACAAACTGGTTTGGGACGACTACTGTTCCTGGTTGCTGGAATTAGTCAAGCCGGCTTACGGCCAACCAATTGCCAAGGCCACCTTTAGCAGGATCATTGGAGTTCTGGAGAATAATCTGCGGGTCCTTCACCCCTTTATTCCATTTATCTCTGAAGAGATCTGGCATGACATATCCGATAGGAATAAAGATGAGGCCCTTATCGTGGCCAGTTGGCCATCTGACAATAGTTTTGACGCCCAACTTATCACGGATTTTGATTTTGTCAAAGAAGTAGTTTCCGGTGTTCGAAGCATCAGAAAAGAAAAGAATATCTCCTTTAAAGAGACTATTAATTTGCAAGTGCTCAATGCAGAAAACTTCAGAACTGATCTGGATCCGGTCATTGCTAAACTCGGTAATATCGAGTCCCTGGAGTACATTGCGGATAAGCCTGATTCTGCCTTGACCTTCCGGGTGGGGGCTAACGAGTATTTCATTCCCATCGAGGGCAGTGTTGATTTAGAAGCGGAAATCGCCAAGCTTACAGAGGAATTATCCTATACAGAGGGCTTTTTAAGATCGGTTCAGAAGAAATTGTCCAACCAGCGATTTGTGGATAATGCTCCGGCTCAAGTAGTGGAGGTAGAGCGCAAAAAGGAAGCCGACGCACTTGCGCGGATAGATACCATAAAGGCCAGTCTGGAACGTTTGCAGTAG
- a CDS encoding acyl-CoA-binding protein codes for MEKNEALEQAFQRAVESINNHTDPFPADVLLKLYAYYKRATGNEDMPSGSKPLINAFKANALFQSQDLTEEEAKRLYIDAVDRYFLYRK; via the coding sequence ATGGAAAAGAATGAGGCACTAGAACAGGCTTTTCAACGAGCGGTGGAAAGCATAAACAATCACACCGATCCCTTTCCGGCCGATGTGCTTCTAAAGCTATACGCCTACTACAAGCGAGCCACGGGCAATGAGGATATGCCAAGCGGCAGTAAACCACTGATCAACGCCTTTAAGGCAAATGCGCTTTTCCAATCTCAGGATCTAACAGAAGAGGAAGCCAAGCGGCTCTACATTGACGCCGTGGATCGGTATTTCCTATACCGGAAATAA